The region AGGCATTTCTGAAAAAGGTTGAAACTCACGATCTAATTTTGACCAGTTATGCCCTCCTCCAGCGCGATCGCACCACCTTGCAGCAGGTTCTGTGGCAGCATTTGGTACTGGATGAAGCCCAAAACATCAAGAATGCCAACACCCAGCAGTCCCAAGCAGCGCGGGAACTTTCCGCCCAGTTTCGCATTGCCCTGACGGGAACCCCCCTAGAAAACCGCCTCCTCGAACTTTGGTCCATTATGGACTTCCTCCATCCGGGGTACTTGGGCCATCGCACCTACTTTCAACACCGCTATGTCCGTCCCATTGAACGCTATGGCGACACCACCTCCCTCAATGCTCTGCGCACCTATGTCCAGCCCTTTATTCTGCGGCGCCTGAAAACCGACCGCAGTATTATTCAAGACCTGCCGGAAAAACAGGAGATGCTGGTGTATTGTGGCCTCACCCTAGAGCAGATGCAGCTTTACACTGCTGTGGTGGAAGACTCCCTTGCTGCTATCGAAAATAGTCAAGGCATTCAGCGGCGGGGCAATATCTTGGCCACCCTGACCAAGTTGAAGCAAATCTGTAACCATCCCGCCCAGTATCTCAAGCAAGAAGACTATGCCCCCGATCGCTCAGGTAAATTGCAACGGCTTATAGAAATGCTGCAAGCGCTTCAGGAAGTGGGCGATCGCGCCCTTGTCTTTACCCAATTTGCCGAGTTTGGCACCCACCTGAAAACCTATCTGGAAAAGGCGCTCCAGCAGGAGGTGTTTTTCCTCTCAGGACGCACCCCCAAAGCCCAGCGGGAACTCATGGTGGAACGCTTTCAACACGATCCCGAGGCCCCCAGGGTCTTTATTCTTTCCCTCAAGGCAGGGGGCGTCGGTCTCAATTTGACTCGCGCTAACCATGTCTTTCACTACGATCGCTGGTGGAACCCAGCGGTAGAAAATCAGGCCAGCGATCGCGTCTTCCGCATTGGTCAGGCCCGCAATGTCCAAATCCATAAATTTATCTGCACGGGTACCCTCGAAGAAAAGATCCACGAGCAAATCGAACAGAAAAAAGCCCTTGCGGAAATGATTGTGGGTAGTGGCGAACACTGGCTGACTGAACTCAACCTCGACCAGTTGCGGCAACTGCTCACCTTAGACAAAGAGCGGCTGATCACCCTCTAGGCCATGGCCCACTGGGCGGCCTGTTCACCCCGCAGAAGGCGAATTTGGGCGATCGCAAAAATGGTGGGAATAATGCGGGCATAGTTAGTGGAAATGGCTTGCCAACCCAAATCGGCAATAAACCATACCCAGAGGGCCGTACTGACAAAGGCCAAGATACTGCGCCCCACTGCCAATCGGGCGACTCCCATGGCCGCTCCCCGTGACACCAAGGGGGCAATTGAGAGTTTGGAGCCGGCAAAACGAATCGCAAACTGCCGTGCCACCTGCTGCACCACCATCGAGCGCACAACAGAACTGATGGCGATCGCGGCACCCCCCTCGAGGACTAAGCGCACCATTTCCATGGAAATGGGGTGGCCATGGTGCAATTCGGGCAAGCTCTCTTGAATTTGGGCAGCCAAGACCCGCCGATCCTGATCCCCCAGCTTTTTCCACATCCGCTGCAACACATTCAAGAAGATCTCCATTTCCAGTTCAGGCACGGTCCAACTGGGGGAAAACTTAATTTTTAAGTAACGACAGACCCGCATCAATGTTTGCCGATAGCTGATTTGCTGGGCTTTGCCCTTAAGCACCGTCAAACCAT is a window of Thermosynechococcus vestitus BP-1 DNA encoding:
- a CDS encoding YaaW family protein; its protein translation is MNELRAALELATEEELQDLTEILFRRRLNPLDYLTTPDPIAVQAQDRQAWLDDIEERFRFLAADGLTVLKGKAQQISYRQTLMRVCRYLKIKFSPSWTVPELEMEIFLNVLQRMWKKLGDQDRRVLAAQIQESLPELHHGHPISMEMVRLVLEGGAAIAISSVVRSMVVQQVARQFAIRFAGSKLSIAPLVSRGAAMGVARLAVGRSILAFVSTALWVWFIADLGWQAISTNYARIIPTIFAIAQIRLLRGEQAAQWAMA